A window of Gemmatimonadota bacterium contains these coding sequences:
- a CDS encoding class I SAM-dependent methyltransferase — translation MTAPAPAPLRAPRDPAITEDRDFGRAAVALGWVPAPRFLLRRDTVLRRMRTLPRGRVLEIGCGAGSLLADLAALGFEPTAVETAPAARALAQRMVADFPQVAVHEAVRDEWAGRFDYLLSFEVLEHIEDDTGALASWLRCLRPGGRALLSVPAHAHRWTATDTWAGHVRRYDRKDFVALAERAGLRVERCDNYGFPLSNVIEPLNAWAHARALARRGGVAPAGGDDAAARDARSGESGVKRTVETRLYPLMTALPGRLAMRAAFGVQHWFTGSELGNGFVLDAVRP, via the coding sequence GTGACCGCACCGGCTCCTGCGCCGCTCCGCGCCCCGCGCGATCCCGCGATCACCGAGGACCGCGACTTCGGCCGCGCCGCCGTCGCGCTCGGCTGGGTCCCCGCGCCGCGATTCCTCCTGCGACGCGACACCGTATTGCGAAGGATGCGCACCCTCCCGCGCGGTCGCGTGCTCGAGATCGGGTGCGGTGCCGGCAGTCTCCTCGCCGACCTCGCGGCGCTCGGCTTCGAACCCACGGCGGTCGAGACCGCCCCCGCCGCGCGCGCGCTCGCGCAGCGGATGGTCGCCGATTTCCCGCAGGTCGCCGTGCACGAGGCCGTGCGCGACGAGTGGGCCGGGCGCTTCGACTACCTGCTCTCGTTCGAGGTGCTCGAGCACATCGAGGACGACACCGGCGCGCTCGCGTCGTGGCTCAGGTGCCTCCGGCCCGGCGGGCGCGCGCTGCTCTCGGTGCCGGCGCACGCGCATCGCTGGACCGCGACCGACACCTGGGCGGGCCATGTGCGCCGCTACGATCGCAAGGACTTCGTCGCGCTCGCCGAGCGTGCGGGGCTGCGCGTCGAGCGTTGCGACAACTACGGGTTCCCGCTGAGCAACGTCATCGAGCCATTGAACGCGTGGGCGCATGCGCGCGCGCTGGCCAGGCGCGGTGGCGTCGCACCGGCCGGCGGTGACGATGCCGCCGCGCGTGATGCCCGCAGCGGCGAGAGCGGCGTGAAGCGCACGGTCGAGACGCGGCTCTATCCGTTGATGACCGCACTCCCCGGCCGGCTCGCGATGCGCGCGGCCTTCGGCGTGCAGCACTGGTTCACGGGCAGCGAGCTCGGCAACGGCTTCGTCCTCGACGCGGTGAGACCCTGA
- a CDS encoding LysR family transcriptional regulator, translated as MLTSSDFRFFLVLARSESLAAAARELDVTPSAVTQRLQELEHRVGVRLVVRSGRRLLLTDEGELLADRGRGITDEIAELSETLVARRGEVAGHLRVIAPLGFGRRYVAPVAAAFLAEHPAVTLDLTLSDRLGWFADTSWDVAVHIGETRPAGLAAQTLAPNRRLLCASPAFVERYGSPASPTALREFRCIALRENDEDVTMWRFTNAAGETSHVRIDPELASNDGDVVREWAIGGHGVVVRSEWSVADDVRAGRLVPLLEDYALPSADVLALMGPRKGRSARTSKLVAVLRDALTPTPWRA; from the coding sequence ATGCTCACATCATCTGACTTTCGATTCTTCCTCGTTCTGGCACGGTCCGAGTCGCTCGCGGCGGCCGCGCGCGAGCTCGACGTGACACCATCTGCGGTGACGCAGCGACTACAAGAGCTGGAGCATCGCGTGGGCGTGCGGTTGGTCGTGCGGAGTGGTCGCCGACTGCTGCTCACTGACGAAGGCGAGCTGCTGGCAGACCGCGGCCGAGGCATCACCGACGAGATCGCGGAGTTGAGCGAGACGCTGGTGGCCAGGCGCGGCGAGGTCGCCGGTCACCTGCGCGTCATCGCGCCGCTCGGCTTCGGACGTCGCTACGTGGCACCGGTGGCCGCGGCATTCTTGGCGGAGCATCCGGCCGTGACACTCGATCTGACGCTGTCCGATCGCCTCGGCTGGTTTGCCGACACGTCCTGGGATGTGGCCGTGCACATCGGCGAGACCCGGCCCGCCGGATTGGCCGCTCAGACGCTCGCACCGAACCGTCGTCTGCTGTGCGCGTCACCGGCATTCGTCGAGCGTTACGGATCTCCGGCGTCCCCGACGGCGCTCCGCGAGTTCCGCTGCATCGCACTGCGCGAGAACGACGAAGACGTGACGATGTGGCGGTTCACCAATGCCGCGGGCGAGACGTCGCATGTGCGCATCGATCCCGAGCTCGCGAGCAACGACGGCGACGTCGTGCGCGAATGGGCCATCGGGGGACACGGCGTGGTAGTTCGCTCGGAGTGGAGCGTCGCCGACGACGTGCGGGCAGGTAGACTCGTGCCTCTGCTGGAGGACTACGCACTCCCCTCGGCGGATGTGCTGGCGCTCATGGGACCGCGCAAAGGACGCTCGGCGCGGACATCGAAGCTGGTCGCGGTGTTACGCGACGCGCTCACGCCCACGCCCTGGCGTGCGTAG
- a CDS encoding ABC transporter permease, whose amino-acid sequence MSRSRALPRLLSVLAALAGSALLLFLAAPIVELVGVGGAEGLRRLGSDAELRDSLLLTALCATTAMLIGAACATPLAYMLARREFPGRAILSALLDLPLLIPHPVAGIALLLLLGRESAVGGAALELGLRIVGTPLGIIAAMLFVSAPLFVSGAREAFAKVDPRYEGVARTLGDSPWRAFRRVTLPLAGRGLLAAAVVMWARAVSEFGAIVILTYNPKVVSVLSYDRFTSYGLREALPVAAALALLALVPLTLLRALRTDGASER is encoded by the coding sequence GTGAGCCGGTCCCGCGCGCTCCCGCGCCTGCTCAGCGTCCTCGCCGCGCTCGCCGGCTCGGCGCTGCTGCTCTTCCTCGCAGCCCCCATCGTCGAGCTCGTCGGCGTCGGCGGCGCCGAAGGCCTGCGGCGGCTCGGCAGCGACGCCGAGCTGCGCGACTCGCTCCTCCTCACGGCACTCTGCGCCACCACGGCGATGCTCATCGGCGCCGCCTGCGCCACGCCACTCGCCTACATGCTCGCGCGCCGCGAGTTCCCCGGACGCGCCATCCTCTCCGCGCTGCTTGACCTGCCGCTGCTCATCCCGCATCCCGTCGCCGGCATCGCGCTGCTGCTCCTCCTCGGCCGCGAGAGCGCCGTCGGCGGCGCGGCGCTCGAGCTCGGCCTCCGCATCGTCGGCACGCCGCTCGGCATCATCGCCGCGATGCTCTTCGTCTCGGCGCCGCTCTTCGTGAGCGGCGCGCGCGAGGCCTTCGCCAAGGTCGATCCCCGCTACGAGGGCGTCGCGCGCACGCTCGGCGACTCGCCCTGGCGCGCCTTCCGCCGCGTCACGCTCCCCCTCGCCGGCCGCGGCCTCCTTGCCGCCGCGGTGGTGATGTGGGCGCGCGCGGTGAGCGAGTTCGGCGCGATCGTCATCCTCACGTACAACCCCAAGGTCGTGAGCGTGCTGAGCTACGACCGCTTCACGAGCTACGGCCTCCGCGAGGCGCTTCCCGTCGCCGCCGCGCTCGCCCTCCTCGCGCTCGTGCCGCTCACGCTCCTCCGCGCGCTGCGCACCGACGGCGCGAGCGAGCGATGA
- a CDS encoding extracellular solute-binding protein gives MRLNGFLLLVAATLLAGCRGADRPAGEGLVVYNAGSLARPLRAVLDTFAAREGVVVEQESAGSLETARKLTELGKIPDLIALADAEVFPTYLVPDHVNAWVEFARNRMVLAYTDRSRFADEITGENWSRILLRPGVETGRSDPNLDPNGYRTLLVWQLAERHHREPGLAARLAAAHAARNVRPKEADLVGLLQAGELDYIWSYESLARATGLRFVTLPAAIDLASPDSAATYATAQVTIRGATAGDSVTFVGRPIVYAFAIPKAAPHPALAERFARFLLSPDGRAILRAAGLDALDVPNPQGLVAPWMPLP, from the coding sequence ATGCGCCTGAATGGGTTCCTCCTCCTCGTGGCCGCCACCCTCCTCGCCGGGTGTCGTGGCGCCGATCGCCCCGCCGGCGAGGGCCTCGTCGTCTACAACGCCGGCAGCCTCGCCCGCCCGCTCCGCGCCGTGCTCGACACCTTCGCCGCCCGCGAGGGCGTGGTCGTCGAACAGGAATCCGCCGGGTCCCTCGAGACCGCGCGCAAGCTCACCGAACTCGGCAAGATCCCCGACCTCATCGCCCTCGCCGACGCCGAGGTCTTCCCGACCTACCTCGTGCCGGACCACGTGAACGCGTGGGTCGAGTTCGCGCGCAACCGCATGGTGCTCGCCTACACCGACCGGTCGCGCTTCGCCGACGAGATCACCGGCGAGAACTGGTCGCGGATCCTCCTGCGCCCGGGCGTCGAGACGGGCCGCTCCGACCCCAACCTGGACCCCAACGGCTATCGGACGCTCCTCGTCTGGCAGCTCGCCGAACGGCACCACCGCGAACCGGGCCTCGCTGCCCGACTCGCCGCCGCGCACGCCGCGCGCAACGTCCGCCCCAAGGAGGCCGATCTCGTCGGGCTCCTGCAGGCCGGCGAGCTCGACTACATCTGGTCCTACGAGTCGCTCGCCCGCGCCACCGGGCTGCGCTTCGTGACCCTTCCGGCCGCGATCGATCTCGCCTCCCCTGACTCGGCCGCCACCTACGCCACCGCGCAGGTCACGATCCGCGGCGCGACCGCCGGCGACTCGGTCACGTTCGTCGGCCGGCCCATAGTGTACGCCTTCGCCATCCCCAAGGCAGCACCGCACCCGGCGCTCGCCGAGCGCTTCGCCCGCTTCCTCCTCTCCCCTGACGGCCGCGCGATCCTCCGCGCCGCCGGACTCGACGCGCTCGATGTGCCGAATCCGCAGGGGCTCGTCGCGCCATGGATGCCGCTGCCGTGA
- a CDS encoding DUF2283 domain-containing protein: MKVKYFKDTDTALLEFSEALVEETREISEHVYVDLDKDGNLVSMTIEHASSAAQMPQVSLEEIGASAA, from the coding sequence ATGAAGGTCAAATACTTCAAGGACACCGACACGGCGTTGCTCGAGTTCTCCGAAGCGCTGGTGGAGGAGACCCGCGAGATCTCCGAGCACGTCTACGTCGACCTCGACAAGGACGGCAACCTCGTCAGCATGACGATCGAGCATGCCTCGTCGGCGGCGCAAATGCCGCAGGTGAGTCTCGAGGAGATCGGGGCGAGCGCGGCCTGA
- a CDS encoding ABC transporter ATP-binding protein, with the protein MKLEIEAVSIQYDNGVRALQGVTLTIGNGLFGLLGPNGAGKSTLMRTLATLQSPDVGTVRFDGLSIFDDVAAHRRRLGYLPQDFGVYPGLSARELLDHLALLKGLTDRHDRREQVDALLVQVNLWDHRKRAVSGFSGGMRQRFGIAQALLGAPKLVIVDEPTAGLDPAERGRFYNLLSELGDEMVVILSTHIVEDVRQICTRMAIMADGRVVCQGVPDDLAAGLEGQLWTRTIDRHALADQSRRHRVLSSQLHAGRSRIRVLSDSMPEADFTPTSPTLEDVYFRALTSASAERPAAGATS; encoded by the coding sequence ATGAAACTCGAGATCGAAGCAGTCTCAATTCAGTACGACAACGGCGTGCGCGCCCTGCAGGGCGTCACCTTGACTATCGGCAACGGCCTGTTCGGTCTGCTGGGCCCGAACGGCGCGGGCAAGTCCACTCTCATGCGCACGCTCGCGACGCTGCAGAGTCCCGATGTCGGCACTGTACGCTTCGACGGGCTTTCCATCTTCGATGACGTCGCTGCTCATCGCCGGCGATTGGGCTACCTCCCGCAGGACTTCGGCGTCTACCCCGGGCTGTCCGCGCGCGAACTGCTCGACCACCTGGCCCTGCTCAAGGGACTGACCGACCGGCACGACAGGCGAGAGCAGGTGGACGCGCTGCTCGTGCAGGTCAATCTCTGGGATCATCGCAAGCGGGCGGTCAGCGGATTCTCTGGCGGGATGCGGCAACGCTTCGGCATCGCCCAGGCGCTGCTGGGGGCTCCGAAACTGGTCATCGTCGATGAGCCGACGGCGGGACTCGATCCGGCCGAGCGCGGCCGCTTTTACAACTTGCTCAGCGAACTCGGTGACGAGATGGTCGTGATCCTCTCCACGCACATCGTGGAAGACGTGCGTCAGATCTGCACGCGCATGGCCATCATGGCCGACGGTCGCGTGGTGTGCCAGGGAGTGCCAGACGACCTCGCTGCCGGGCTCGAGGGACAGCTGTGGACCCGCACCATCGATCGCCACGCGCTCGCCGATCAGTCGCGCCGACATCGCGTGCTCTCGTCGCAACTGCACGCAGGTCGTTCGCGCATCCGGGTGCTGTCCGACTCGATGCCCGAGGCGGACTTCACGCCAACGTCACCAACGCTCGAAGATGTGTATTTCCGCGCGCTCACGTCGGCCAGCGCCGAGCGTCCCGCCGCAGGTGCGACGTCCTGA
- a CDS encoding NAD-dependent epimerase/dehydratase family protein, with amino-acid sequence MPAPVSLVTGAAGFIGSHVAEHLLAKGHTVVAMDDLSGGYVENVPKGCEFVEGTTNDADLVNRLFKQHRFDYVYHLAAYAAEGLSPFIRSFNYTNNLLGSVTLVNAAVNAGTVKCFVFTSSLAVYGSGQVPMREEMVPMPEDPYGIAKFAVELDLAQAYAMWKLPYVIFRPHNVYGERQNIADRYRNVIGIFMNQAMRGESMSVFGDGLQTRAFSYISDVAPIIAAAPERPAAYQQVINVGADQPYTILQMAQTVAKAMGVDPNVKHLEARHEVKHAWTSHDVCEKLFGDLRTNVSLEEGIGRMARWAKEVGKRDPSRFEKIEIERGLYSFWQAEAAAAKQAGRMVG; translated from the coding sequence ATGCCCGCTCCCGTCTCGCTCGTCACCGGCGCCGCCGGCTTCATCGGCTCGCACGTCGCGGAACACCTGCTCGCGAAGGGCCACACGGTCGTCGCGATGGACGACCTCTCGGGCGGCTACGTGGAGAACGTCCCCAAGGGCTGCGAGTTCGTCGAAGGCACCACCAACGACGCCGACCTCGTGAACCGGCTCTTCAAGCAGCACCGGTTCGACTACGTCTATCATCTCGCCGCCTACGCGGCCGAGGGCTTGAGCCCGTTCATCCGGTCCTTCAACTACACCAACAACCTCCTCGGCTCCGTCACCCTCGTGAACGCGGCGGTGAACGCGGGGACGGTGAAGTGCTTCGTCTTCACGTCGTCGCTCGCCGTGTACGGATCGGGCCAGGTGCCGATGCGCGAGGAGATGGTCCCGATGCCGGAGGACCCGTACGGCATCGCGAAGTTCGCGGTGGAGCTGGACCTCGCACAGGCCTACGCGATGTGGAAGCTTCCGTACGTGATCTTCCGCCCGCACAACGTCTACGGCGAGCGGCAGAACATCGCCGACCGCTATCGCAACGTGATCGGCATCTTCATGAACCAGGCGATGCGCGGCGAGTCGATGAGCGTCTTCGGCGACGGCCTGCAGACGCGCGCCTTCAGCTACATCTCGGACGTGGCGCCCATCATCGCGGCGGCGCCGGAGCGGCCGGCGGCGTACCAGCAGGTCATCAACGTCGGCGCGGACCAGCCCTACACCATCCTGCAGATGGCGCAGACGGTCGCGAAGGCGATGGGGGTGGATCCGAACGTGAAGCACCTCGAGGCGCGGCACGAGGTGAAGCACGCCTGGACGTCGCACGACGTGTGCGAGAAGCTCTTCGGCGACCTGCGCACGAACGTCTCGCTCGAGGAAGGCATCGGGCGGATGGCGCGGTGGGCGAAGGAGGTCGGGAAGCGGGACCCGAGCCGGTTCGAGAAGATCGAGATCGAGCGCGGGCTCTACAGCTTCTGGCAGGCGGAGGCGGCGGCGGCGAAGCAGGCGGGGCGGATGGTCGGGTAG
- a CDS encoding ABC transporter ATP-binding protein, with product MIRLDGLSAKKGRFALRDVTFALDAGAFGVVIGPAGSGKTTLLEVIAGLLAPTAGTVHLGGADARAVPPEERGIGLVYQHAFLFPHLSVRENVAYGSSDAAAFDEATERMGVTPLLAREVRGLSGGERQMVALARALARRPRLLLLDEPFSALDPRRRALIRREVRALHRAWGLTTLQVTHDFAEAGMLGDQAILLDAGRVLQSGPPAEVFRRPASPYVAEFLGAENVLAGTARDLGEAAPDWIDGAPSEYAHGHRAFAFESEGLTLYAVGDFAPGAGHAVIRAEEITIARDQTHDSARNRFAGRVVEVATLGALTRVTIEVRGTPLVAALTTRSAKELRIEPGLAVVASFKAMAVHLC from the coding sequence ATGATCCGCCTCGACGGACTCTCCGCGAAGAAGGGCCGCTTCGCGCTGCGCGACGTCACCTTCGCGCTCGACGCCGGCGCCTTCGGCGTCGTGATCGGTCCTGCCGGCTCGGGGAAGACCACGCTCCTCGAGGTCATCGCGGGCCTCCTCGCGCCGACCGCGGGCACGGTCCATCTCGGCGGTGCCGACGCGCGCGCCGTCCCGCCCGAGGAGCGCGGCATCGGCCTCGTCTACCAGCATGCGTTCCTCTTCCCGCACCTCTCCGTGCGCGAGAACGTCGCCTACGGCTCCAGCGACGCCGCCGCCTTCGACGAGGCCACCGAGCGCATGGGCGTCACGCCGCTCCTCGCGCGCGAGGTGCGCGGCCTCTCCGGCGGCGAACGCCAGATGGTCGCGCTCGCCCGCGCCCTCGCACGACGCCCGCGGCTGCTCCTCCTCGACGAGCCCTTCAGCGCGCTCGACCCGCGCCGTCGCGCGCTCATCCGCCGCGAGGTGCGCGCACTCCATCGCGCATGGGGGCTCACCACGCTGCAGGTGACGCACGACTTCGCCGAGGCCGGCATGCTCGGCGACCAGGCGATCCTCCTCGACGCGGGGCGCGTGCTCCAGTCGGGGCCGCCCGCCGAGGTCTTCCGGCGCCCCGCCTCGCCCTACGTCGCCGAGTTCCTCGGCGCCGAGAACGTCCTCGCCGGCACGGCGCGCGACCTCGGCGAGGCCGCGCCCGACTGGATCGACGGCGCGCCGAGCGAGTACGCGCACGGGCATCGCGCCTTCGCCTTCGAGTCGGAGGGACTCACGCTGTACGCCGTCGGCGACTTCGCGCCGGGGGCCGGTCATGCCGTGATCCGCGCCGAGGAGATCACCATCGCGCGCGACCAGACGCACGACTCGGCGCGTAATCGGTTCGCCGGACGCGTGGTGGAGGTCGCGACGCTCGGCGCGCTCACGCGCGTGACGATCGAGGTGCGGGGCACGCCGCTCGTCGCCGCGCTCACCACGCGCTCGGCGAAGGAGCTCCGCATCGAACCCGGTCTCGCCGTGGTCGCGAGCTTCAAGGCGATGGCGGTCCACCTGTGCTAG
- a CDS encoding glycosyltransferase, whose translation MLAPTRGPLLVWGTYDVSKPNVRQLLAGIRAVGVELHEVHADIWAGVRDKGTLTRGEQLRAAWRWLAVMPRLVRDYLAAPPHAMVLVPYLGLFDLLVLLPFTSFRGTPVVWQVFISPYDTAVNDRRMLSRWNPLAWILYACEWVAVRAADRAFIDTPAHARRFEAIMGVVPQTVGDVPLGTDPARFPPRAGRPTVHAPLRVFFYGQYIPLHGLETIVRAAKRLEEAGVAVRWELAGTGQEQPRITALIAELGARSVTQLGWIDAAGIPGRIHACDVGLGIFGTSGKATTVIPNKAYEIAATQTPLISGDTPALATFAPGHPWVLRVAPGDDAALAECVAGIVARGAWPDAPPMPVIGAREVGEAFLRVVDGLA comes from the coding sequence GTGCTAGCGCCGACGCGCGGCCCGCTGCTCGTCTGGGGGACGTACGACGTCTCCAAGCCCAACGTGCGGCAGCTGCTCGCCGGCATCCGCGCGGTCGGGGTGGAGCTGCACGAGGTGCACGCCGACATCTGGGCCGGCGTGCGCGACAAGGGGACGCTCACCCGCGGCGAGCAGTTGCGCGCCGCGTGGCGCTGGCTCGCGGTCATGCCGCGGCTCGTGCGCGACTATCTCGCCGCGCCGCCGCACGCGATGGTGCTCGTGCCGTATCTCGGGCTCTTCGATCTCCTGGTGCTGCTGCCGTTCACGAGCTTCCGCGGCACGCCGGTGGTGTGGCAGGTCTTCATCTCGCCCTACGACACCGCGGTGAACGACCGCCGGATGCTCTCGCGCTGGAACCCGCTCGCGTGGATCCTCTACGCCTGCGAATGGGTCGCCGTGCGCGCCGCCGATCGCGCGTTCATCGACACGCCGGCGCATGCGCGGCGGTTCGAGGCGATCATGGGTGTCGTGCCGCAGACCGTGGGCGACGTCCCGCTCGGCACCGATCCCGCGCGCTTCCCGCCGCGCGCCGGCCGGCCCACCGTGCACGCGCCGCTCCGGGTCTTCTTCTATGGACAGTACATTCCGCTCCATGGACTCGAGACCATCGTGCGCGCCGCCAAGCGGCTCGAGGAGGCGGGCGTCGCGGTGCGGTGGGAACTCGCCGGCACCGGACAGGAACAGCCACGCATCACCGCGCTCATCGCCGAGCTCGGCGCGCGCTCCGTGACGCAGCTCGGCTGGATCGACGCGGCCGGGATCCCCGGCCGCATCCACGCCTGCGATGTGGGGCTCGGCATCTTCGGCACCTCGGGGAAGGCGACCACCGTGATCCCCAACAAGGCGTACGAGATCGCCGCCACGCAGACGCCGCTCATCTCCGGCGACACCCCCGCGCTCGCGACCTTCGCGCCCGGGCATCCGTGGGTGCTGCGCGTCGCGCCCGGCGATGATGCGGCGCTCGCCGAGTGCGTCGCGGGGATCGTGGCGCGCGGCGCGTGGCCCGACGCGCCGCCGATGCCCGTGATCGGCGCGCGCGAGGTGGGCGAAGCGTTCCTGCGCGTGGTGGACGGTCTCGCGTGA
- a CDS encoding cytochrome P450 — protein sequence MLLRHEDVREAARDWERFSSDAPFRVPIPSEEAMRTMRQLPIETDPPTHGEYREIIAPFFKAAKDDATIAWMNALVGGMVAAAIARESIEIVREFALPIQSRALTHLLRMPEAEAETWIGWGIHVFHDGSDASAKGSTLERYLEAQLDRAAAAPGDDFFSALVQARFRGRPLTREEMLGFANLTFAGGRDTVIHTISSVIAHLAHDPATLDALRRDPRLVPLAAEEFFRIVSPLTALARVCPVDTTVLGESVPAGGRIGLNWASANRDETVFEDPDSVRLDRRPNPHVAFGTGTHFCLGAPHARLLLRTLLEQCAAQVRGVAILEAEEKVERTAVYARRVGFEVLQVRVVGR from the coding sequence ATGCTGTTGCGGCACGAGGACGTGCGCGAGGCCGCACGCGACTGGGAGCGGTTCAGCTCCGACGCCCCGTTCCGCGTGCCGATCCCGAGCGAGGAGGCGATGCGCACCATGCGTCAGCTCCCGATCGAGACCGACCCGCCGACGCATGGCGAGTACCGCGAGATCATCGCGCCCTTCTTCAAGGCCGCGAAGGACGACGCGACGATCGCGTGGATGAACGCCCTCGTCGGCGGCATGGTGGCCGCGGCGATCGCGCGGGAGTCGATCGAGATCGTGCGCGAGTTCGCGCTCCCCATCCAATCGCGCGCGCTGACGCACCTGCTGCGCATGCCCGAGGCCGAGGCGGAGACGTGGATCGGCTGGGGGATCCACGTGTTCCACGACGGGAGCGACGCGTCGGCGAAGGGGTCCACTCTCGAGCGCTATCTCGAGGCGCAGCTCGACCGGGCGGCGGCCGCGCCGGGCGACGATTTCTTCAGTGCGCTCGTGCAGGCGCGCTTCCGCGGCCGGCCCCTCACGCGCGAGGAGATGCTCGGGTTCGCGAACCTGACGTTCGCCGGCGGACGCGACACGGTGATCCACACCATCTCGTCGGTGATCGCGCATCTCGCGCATGACCCTGCGACGCTCGACGCGTTGCGGCGCGACCCGAGGCTCGTGCCGCTCGCGGCCGAGGAGTTCTTTCGCATCGTGTCGCCTCTGACGGCGCTCGCGCGGGTGTGCCCGGTGGACACGACGGTGCTGGGCGAGTCGGTGCCGGCGGGCGGGCGCATCGGCCTCAACTGGGCGTCGGCGAACCGCGACGAGACCGTGTTCGAGGATCCGGACAGCGTGCGCCTGGACCGCCGTCCGAATCCGCATGTCGCGTTCGGCACGGGGACGCACTTCTGCCTTGGCGCGCCGCATGCGCGGCTGCTGCTGCGCACGCTGCTGGAGCAGTGCGCGGCGCAGGTGCGGGGGGTGGCGATCCTCGAGGCGGAGGAGAAGGTGGAGCGGACGGCGGTGTATGCGCGCCGGGTGGGGTTCGAAGTGCTGCAGGTGCGGGTGGTGGGGCGGTAG
- a CDS encoding flippase-like domain-containing protein, protein MPDPTPAPSNRRLLAALPTLLAVALLAYAARWFAVRWRTVMGDGPAPPVAWGWLAVAACLLLLHATSAMVIWRQVLAAIGHRLSWREAIDSFAPSLLARYVPGKVWANAVRVGLARRAGVRVGAGAGAVLWETLVALGSGGVVAFVGLRLAGAAHARPALGLIVGIIVAWIAAGLLARQARGAALLERFGGVRPVREPMSLSPAIGTSLLGWALFAFAHVAVVRAVAPVGLEALPLVAGAVALAWAGGYLAVVMPLGLGVRDGLLLVLLAPVLTAPQALLFVALSRLVQLAVDAAITGGWVIGQVVRRS, encoded by the coding sequence ATGCCCGATCCCACCCCCGCCCCTTCGAATCGCCGCCTCCTCGCGGCGCTCCCCACGCTGCTCGCCGTCGCGCTGCTCGCGTACGCGGCGCGGTGGTTCGCGGTGCGTTGGCGCACGGTGATGGGCGACGGCCCCGCGCCGCCCGTCGCGTGGGGATGGCTCGCGGTCGCGGCCTGTCTCCTGCTGTTGCACGCGACGAGTGCGATGGTGATCTGGCGACAGGTCCTCGCGGCGATCGGGCACCGGCTCAGTTGGCGCGAGGCGATCGATTCGTTCGCGCCGTCGCTGCTCGCGCGCTACGTGCCCGGGAAGGTGTGGGCGAACGCGGTGCGCGTGGGGCTCGCGCGTCGCGCCGGCGTGCGGGTCGGTGCTGGCGCCGGCGCGGTGCTCTGGGAGACGCTGGTCGCGCTCGGGTCGGGCGGGGTGGTGGCGTTCGTCGGCCTCCGCCTCGCCGGCGCCGCTCACGCCCGGCCGGCGCTCGGGCTCATCGTCGGCATCATCGTCGCCTGGATCGCCGCCGGCCTGCTCGCGCGCCAGGCGCGGGGCGCCGCTTTGCTCGAGCGCTTCGGCGGCGTGCGTCCGGTACGCGAGCCGATGTCCCTGTCGCCGGCGATCGGCACGAGCCTGCTGGGGTGGGCGCTCTTCGCGTTCGCGCACGTCGCGGTGGTGCGTGCCGTGGCCCCGGTCGGACTCGAGGCGCTTCCGCTGGTCGCCGGCGCCGTCGCGCTCGCGTGGGCGGGCGGCTACCTCGCGGTCGTGATGCCACTCGGGCTCGGCGTGCGGGACGGGCTGCTGCTGGTGTTGCTGGCACCGGTCCTGACGGCGCCGCAGGCGCTGCTGTTCGTGGCGCTGAGCCGGCTGGTGCAGCTGGCGGTGGACGCGGCGATCACGGGGGGATGGGTGATCGGGCAGGTCGTGCGGCGGTCGTGA